TTTCTTTTTGATTTTCTTCATTTTCTGTTGGCACTGAAGATCTTCCAAGGGAACGCATAATCCTGCTCTGGGAAAGAGAAGGCTGTTTCCTGGACAGAATCGCCAGAACTAAGAAGAAAATAAGGCAAAAACCACTGAAAATCAAGATTGACTCCATGACAATCTCCCCTAGAATTTAATATTAACAATCTTTCTGATGGCGATAAAACCGATGATTTCCAGAACAGCGCCACAGCATAATAACATAATTCCGAGTGGATCCTGGAACAGCGGCATCATAAATGAAGGCTGCATCATCGTGATAACCAGGCCAATTAAGATAGGCAAAGCACCAATAATATATCCCGACAATCTGCCTTGAGCAGTAAGTGTTTTGATCTCGCCTTGAATCTGTAAACGTTCCTGAATCGTATCGTGAATATTGATTAAAATTTCGGCTAGATTACCACCAATTTGCCGTTGAATCAGGATGGCAGTTACCATTAATTCCAGGTCTTTGCTTTCAACCCGCTGCGAGAGATTTAACAAAGCATTTTCGGTAGATTCCCCATAGGCCATTTCTTTCAGGGTGATTTTGATTTCGGAGGAGAGCGGATCTGGCATTTCTTGGGCTGCCATTTCCATGGCTTGAAATAAACTAAAACCGGCTTTTAAGGAATTAGCAAGGGTCAGAAGTATATCCGGCAGCTGGTTATTGAATTTTTTTATTTTTTTATTTTTAGCACTGCTGATATATAGCTTGGGAAAGATCAAACTTAACAGTGGCAGAACAATAAAAACAGCACTCAAAGGCAGGAGAATTAAGGCGATAAGGAAAGTAAGAATGAACAAGAAAATTTGCATTACGATGAATTCTCTGCCAGTTAACCCAATGTCACCGCTGTAAAGATCTTTATCAAGTTGTTTGCCCCATTTCCGAGGTGTATATTTGGACAGGGAAGTCAGATACTCTTTCCAGGAAGCAGCCTTTTTGGCTTTAACCGGGGTATCTTCTTTTTCTGCCACCAGTCGCTTAACTTTATCTTCAACGCTTTCATTTTTTGGTTTCAGGGCCATGATCAGTGAGTATATTAGGATAAATCCCATAATCGAGGCCACGACGATGACCTTTGTCATATAAATACCTCCGACGGCCATAGATGGCTAATCAACTAACAAAAATATTGTCCGGCAGGATTTGGCCCGTGGCAGCCAGCGTATCCATAAAGCGGGGGCGGACACCGGTAGCCTTAAAGCCACCGAGGACGTGGACATTGGAATCAACACCTTTTTGTTCAAATTTGTAGATATCCTGGGTGACAATGGTGTCTCCTTCCATACCAAGGACCTCAGTGATATGAGTAATTTTCCGGGTGCCGTCCCTGAGCCGGCTTTGCTGAACAACTAAGTCAATCGCACTGGAAATTTGCTCACGGATGGCCCGGATCGGCAAATCCATGCCTGCCATTAAAACCATGGTTTCGAGACGGGAGAGCATGTCCCTCGGGGTGTTAGCATGACCTGTGGTCAGGGAACCATCGTGTCCAGTATTCATGGCCTGCAACATATCCAAGGCTTCTCCGCCGCGGACTTCACCGACGATGATCCGGTCAGGCCTCATACGCAGCGTGTTTCTGACCAAGTCACGAATGGTGATGGCACCTTTTCCTTCTATGTTTGGCGGCCGGGTTTCAAGCGTTACCAAGTGGCTTTGATCAAGCTGCAGTTCAGCAGCATCTTCAATGGTAATGATCCGCTCGTGGTCCGGAATAAAGGAAGATAGGACGTTTAAGGTTGTGGTCTTACCTGACCCGGTACCGCCGGAAACGACAATATTCAGTCTGGCCTTGACGCAGGCTTCCAAGACAAGTGCCATATCTCTGGTCATTGTGCCAAAATTAATCAGATCTTCGACACGATAGGGGTCACGTGAAAATTTTCGGATCGTGATGGTGGGCCCTTTAAGCGCCAAAGGCGGGATAATTGCATTTACCCTGGAACCATCCGGCAGACGGGCATCTACCATTGGCTGACTTTCATCAATTCTTCGGCCAATCGGCGCGACAATTTTTTCAATAATATGCTGAACATGCTGGTCATCATTAAAAGTTACATTGGATAGTTCGACAATCCCATGACGTTCTACGTAGACCTGACTTGGTCCGTTGACCATAATCTCTGAAATACTGTCGTCATTTAATAGCGGGGAAATGGGGCCAAAACCAAGGATCTCATCTACCACTTCCTGAACGATTCTTTGCCTTTCATTCCGGGGCAGAAGGGCACCGTTGGCTTCAACATACTGGTCTATGACTTTTTGAACGATCGGCTCGACTTCTTGAGGATCAACATCATTGAGTTGAATATTTTTGATGGTTTCCTTATGGATAATGCTTTTGAGCTCCCTCCAGGGATCAACGGGCTGAGAGGAAGGAGAAGAGGTAAAGGCTTGTCTGATTTCAATCAGGCTTTGTTTCTCTGATCCGGTTCTTTCGCGTTCTTTACCTCTTTCCTGTTCTAAACGGCTAAGGAGCGACATGCGATCAACCTCCAAATCTTAAAAAGGAAAGACGGCTGGTTTCTTTGCTGTCCTGACCTTTTTTAGTAATTTCCGAATTAACACCTAGCGTACTCACCATTTTTTTAATTTCCAGAGCGGGAGCCGAACGGGCTAAAGCCTCAACAAACGGTACACCTTTATTAAGCACAGATGTGAGCTGCTCTTCATAAGGAATAAGATAGGTTACATTGAGGCCGAGACTGCTTTCAATATCCTTCATGCTGATACCGATTTTCTTTTCAAATTTATTTAGAATTAACTTGATTTTTGGGGAATACTCAAGCGTGTGCATGATTTCCAGCGCCAGCTTGGTATTTTTGATTGACGGAATGTCCATGCCGGCCACAACCCAGATCTCGTCTGCGGCCTCTAAGCCGGCAAGGCTGATATCATCAAAACGGCTGGTATTGTCAAGAATTACAAAATCATAATGGGGTTTAATTTCTTCCAGGATTTGCTCAATATGTTCTGTGGTTACTTTTTCTGCATATTCAGGGCGATTCGTAGCCGCCAGGATTTCCAGTCCGGAAGAATGGCTAAGGGTATGAAGCCGGATATCTTCTTCTTTGATCGAACCGGCCTGGACCAGATCGGTAATGGTTCTTTTCGGAACAAGATTTAAGAAGGAGGCGATGTCCCCAAATTGCAGGCTCAAGTCTAATAAAAGGACTTTGGATGACTTCGCCAATTCAACACCGAGGTTCACAGCGGTCGTCGTTTTGCCTACCCCTCCCTTGGCGCTGAAAATACTGATTACTTTTGCTGCAGTGTCGGATGTTTTTACAGCGGAATCGGGGGACAGAGGGGAATTGATCATTTCTCTTTTGCGGCTTTCCTTGTGATACACGTTCAGGATTGTACTGGTAAGTTCTTTGCCGGTAAACGGTTTGACGATATAAGATTTGGCTCCGGCCATCATGGCTTTGGTCATATGGTCGGGGTCGTTTTCAACGGACATCATAATAATGGAGGTATTTGGAATGCGGAAAGAAAGCAGTTCTGTTGTTTTTATCCCGTCAATGTCGGGCATGCTGATATCCATTAAAATAATTTCCGGTTTCAACAATTCTGCCAGACGGATTGCTTCAGAACCGCAGCCTGCTTCGCCGATGACTTCAAAGCCGGAATCAAGAGCAAGGATCCGGCGAATGTTTTCGCGGGTATTTCTGATATCATCAACAATGAGAATCCGTATACCTTGCATGCGCTATACCTCCTTTTTATTTATAATGACTGAAATAATCGGCGTTTGTATAGACATTAGGATCAATGGGTGCTTCGGTGTAAGTTTCTTTATTGGCGGGGTTTCTCAGCAGTAAGCGGATGGAACCTTTTTCACTGCCCAGTGTTACGGCCATAGACTGGGAAACACTCATAGCAAGGACATAAGAGCCAGGATTTTCGGCAGTTTCTCCTTCTTTGAGAATGGTATCACCCGTGTTTAAGACCAAAACATCCTGGGCAGCTAAAGAAGTAATTGTTCTTTGATTTCCCTGGCTATCCTTAATATCCATGGTAATCAGGATATCCACATGGTCACCGGGCTTTACCTTATAGCTGACACTGCCCACCAGATCGACAGGAATAGCAACGGCTCTTTTACCTGAAGGAACAGTCAGTGAAAAGCTGTCGGCTGAGGCACCTGAACTGCTGCCGGTTTGGTACGGATCTCCAAGCATAGGACTCAGCAGTACATCACCCTGACTGACGTCAACCAGGAGTACCCGGCCTGTCAATTCTTTCACGGTAGAGGCCCCCCCCTGAGGATAGGCTGAAAGCGGAACTTGTTTGATTTGGAGCTGATCAGCCTTTAGGATACTTCGGGAGGAAATATCCGCTGCTGCAACAACCAGTGGTTTTAAGTCTTGGCTTGATGCTCCCGAACCATAGTTTAGGTAGAAAAAGACAGCCAAGCTAAAAATCAGTCCTGAGATAATCGCCATAAAAACATAGAATTTTCTTTTCACTAGTCATCCCTCAATTCATTAGCAGTTTTATAGAATATAAACCGTAATCCTGTACGGGGTTATTTCCGTCATCAATAATTGAACTTGTTTCTTTGCCGAGTGTGGAACAGGTCTTTAAAAAACGCCCCGTGATAAAACAGTCATTGCCATTTCGGGTCACATTTTCAATAAAAAAGGCTGCAAATCCAAGAATCTTGACTTCCTGGATGGATTCACCTGATCGAGTGAGGACTTCTACGATAGGGATAAAGACAATCTCGGGAGCATTGCTGTCATGATCAGTAAAAGTATTCCCAGGGACACGCGTATCGGAAGCAAGCCGGGTATCAAGACCTTTTCGTGTCGGACCGCTCATATTACCGGTTTCTATCTGCAGGGTCTGGCCGACAGATAGCGGGGTATTATTTCCGTAGGCGAGTGCATCTTCGTAGGTGCTGGCACCTGATCCATCCAACCTGACAGGACCATACCAGCCGGTTTCACCTTCCGGAGGGGCATTTTTCAGTGTATATTCCTGGCCATAGACAAAGTCCTGTATCGTAACACTTAAAGGAGCGGCTCCGGCGATACTGCGGACAGGGTAAACACCTGCCTTGGAACGTGCACTGACTTTTCCTTTGGTAATACCCAGTGCTTTGGCCAAAAACATGGAATGTTCTTCAGAAGCAGATACCTCAATTTCCCGGTTATGATTGGATATCGAAATTGAGGGAAGGGAGACATCATTATTGGCAGCATATTCTGCAGCAGTTAGATAAGCGTCCTGCGGACTATCCGGTAATTTTTGAGCGCCTGCTAACGCTGCTGCATCTACCGCATTCTGTAACCTTGCTTTTTCCACATAGAGAACGGCCATATCTGTACATAGGGCACCAAAGCCCAGAAGAACAACTAAAAGTACTGCCGTAAGAACGGCAATACTGCCTTTTTCATTTTTGAAGGGATGATTCTTCATAGCAAATACTCCTATTCAATGCGCATGGACAGGCTC
This genomic stretch from Dehalobacter restrictus DSM 9455 harbors:
- a CDS encoding CpaF family protein, coding for MSLLSRLEQERGKERERTGSEKQSLIEIRQAFTSSPSSQPVDPWRELKSIIHKETIKNIQLNDVDPQEVEPIVQKVIDQYVEANGALLPRNERQRIVQEVVDEILGFGPISPLLNDDSISEIMVNGPSQVYVERHGIVELSNVTFNDDQHVQHIIEKIVAPIGRRIDESQPMVDARLPDGSRVNAIIPPLALKGPTITIRKFSRDPYRVEDLINFGTMTRDMALVLEACVKARLNIVVSGGTGSGKTTTLNVLSSFIPDHERIITIEDAAELQLDQSHLVTLETRPPNIEGKGAITIRDLVRNTLRMRPDRIIVGEVRGGEALDMLQAMNTGHDGSLTTGHANTPRDMLSRLETMVLMAGMDLPIRAIREQISSAIDLVVQQSRLRDGTRKITHITEVLGMEGDTIVTQDIYKFEQKGVDSNVHVLGGFKATGVRPRFMDTLAATGQILPDNIFVS
- a CDS encoding response regulator, translating into MQGIRILIVDDIRNTRENIRRILALDSGFEVIGEAGCGSEAIRLAELLKPEIILMDISMPDIDGIKTTELLSFRIPNTSIIMMSVENDPDHMTKAMMAGAKSYIVKPFTGKELTSTILNVYHKESRKREMINSPLSPDSAVKTSDTAAKVISIFSAKGGVGKTTTAVNLGVELAKSSKVLLLDLSLQFGDIASFLNLVPKRTITDLVQAGSIKEEDIRLHTLSHSSGLEILAATNRPEYAEKVTTEHIEQILEEIKPHYDFVILDNTSRFDDISLAGLEAADEIWVVAGMDIPSIKNTKLALEIMHTLEYSPKIKLILNKFEKKIGISMKDIESSLGLNVTYLIPYEEQLTSVLNKGVPFVEALARSAPALEIKKMVSTLGVNSEITKKGQDSKETSRLSFLRFGG
- the cpaB gene encoding Flp pilus assembly protein CpaB, producing MKRKFYVFMAIISGLIFSLAVFFYLNYGSGASSQDLKPLVVAAADISSRSILKADQLQIKQVPLSAYPQGGASTVKELTGRVLLVDVSQGDVLLSPMLGDPYQTGSSSGASADSFSLTVPSGKRAVAIPVDLVGSVSYKVKPGDHVDILITMDIKDSQGNQRTITSLAAQDVLVLNTGDTILKEGETAENPGSYVLAMSVSQSMAVTLGSEKGSIRLLLRNPANKETYTEAPIDPNVYTNADYFSHYK
- a CDS encoding type II secretion system F family protein, translated to MTKVIVVASIMGFILIYSLIMALKPKNESVEDKVKRLVAEKEDTPVKAKKAASWKEYLTSLSKYTPRKWGKQLDKDLYSGDIGLTGREFIVMQIFLFILTFLIALILLPLSAVFIVLPLLSLIFPKLYISSAKNKKIKKFNNQLPDILLTLANSLKAGFSLFQAMEMAAQEMPDPLSSEIKITLKEMAYGESTENALLNLSQRVESKDLELMVTAILIQRQIGGNLAEILINIHDTIQERLQIQGEIKTLTAQGRLSGYIIGALPILIGLVITMMQPSFMMPLFQDPLGIMLLCCGAVLEIIGFIAIRKIVNIKF
- a CDS encoding pilus assembly protein TadG-related protein — its product is MKNHPFKNEKGSIAVLTAVLLVVLLGFGALCTDMAVLYVEKARLQNAVDAAALAGAQKLPDSPQDAYLTAAEYAANNDVSLPSISISNHNREIEVSASEEHSMFLAKALGITKGKVSARSKAGVYPVRSIAGAAPLSVTIQDFVYGQEYTLKNAPPEGETGWYGPVRLDGSGASTYEDALAYGNNTPLSVGQTLQIETGNMSGPTRKGLDTRLASDTRVPGNTFTDHDSNAPEIVFIPIVEVLTRSGESIQEVKILGFAAFFIENVTRNGNDCFITGRFLKTCSTLGKETSSIIDDGNNPVQDYGLYSIKLLMN